CCGCTGCCGTGGCAGGATATATGTCTCAGACACAGTTTGAGCGTATCTGTCGTACCCATGGAACAGAGCGGATTCTCTTTGGTTCGGATTCTCCGTGGTTTTCCCAATCGCGCGCTCGTGGCTTTGTTGAATCCTGTTCTTTTTCTCGGTGTGAACAGGAAGATATCTTCTTTCGTTCTGCCCAGAAGTTGTTATGGTAGAACAGACTGGTGGGTATGTCTTAGCCACAATTCCCTACGGTGAAACCAGCCTCATTGTGAAGCTCTTTACAAAGGAGTTTGGGCTGATATCGGTGCTGATCAAGGGGGGAGTTAGGAAAAAATATATTCCTGAAAGTGGTGCTCGTATTTCCCTAGAGATTCGCCGACGAAATTCTTCTGGTCTTTTTCTATCCTACTCCTGCGAAGAAAAGGGAATCTATCAGTTCCATCACTCACTGCTCAAAACGGCTCTTCGCGATACGGCCTTTGAAATGATACTCTCTTATTTCCATGAAGAGGAACCTCACAAAGAGGTGTATCTCCTCGTGGAACGATATCTTTCGTATCTGGAAGAGACGCCAGACTCATTCTCACTCTATGGACTATGGCTGTTTATACTCCGTCTTTCTCAATCCCTGGGGTTTGCCTATAGCCTTTGGCGGTGCGCCCTCTGCAATTCACCCTTGGAAGAGGCACGGCTTACTCCTGTACAGGGAGGATTTATCTGTCGTCGGTGTAACAGGGGAGCACAAGGCCTTTTTCCCCATGAGCTCATGGGGCTTTTGCGTCAAGGGCGCCCTGGTCCAGAGGAGGTGGTTGTGTCTATGACAGCGGCTCAGAAACGATATGTTACGGAAGAACTCATGGGGTTTCTCGCAACGCATAGTCAATATGGAGGGCGTAATCGGGCCGCAACGTTTCTCTTTGATGTTCTTGCCCGCGCATAGGCACAAGGGCGGTTTGCGAACATTCTCTCAGTGGTCTATCTACTTGCTATGAAGTGTGAAGGACTGTTGCTGTTGTTCCATACGAATAGTTTGTGCCGTATCGGAATAGGTGATTGTGTCTCGTATTCCGCCAACAATAACGCGACGCTCATGGGTAATTCGACCCCCATGGGAGCATCGCATGCTTATTCCACGAAGTAAACCGCCATTTAATGAATATCCATGGGATAGTATCTTCATGATTTTTCTCCCGTCTAAGAACTCTTCTCTATATCGGTAGTGCGAGGGATCTTCAATAGTTTTATTTTAAGAAAAGAAAGAAAATAAAGGTTGTGAAAACCTTCATAGTGGTGCGGTTGAAAGGACTTGAACCTTCACGGCCATATGGCCATATGAACCTGAATCATACGCGTCTACCAATTCCGCCACAACCGCTTATGGTATGAACGACGATAATATATATAGTGTCTCCCCGTGGACACAATTATATTGAAAATATCCATGGTGGCCAAACAGAAGCTATTTTATGATCCTCTCTGTATCGAAAGGTGGTTTCATGGGGTGTTTCCTCTCAATTGTGTATGATGCTCCTTCCTGGGCTCTTGTTGAAAAACCTTCGGGAATGCTTTCAGTGCCGGGACGCGGACCGGAAAAAAAAGATAGTGTTGCCTATCGGTTTCGACACTGTTATCCCGATTCCATAGTACAGCCTGCCGTGCATCGCCTTGACATGGCGACATCGGGATTACTTCTCTTGGCAAAAACGAAAGAGAGTCATAGAAATCTTTCTATTCAGTTTCAAAACAGGGATGTAAAGAAAGAATATGAGGCGTTACTTGATGGTGTTCCTTCCACCCGTTCCGGACGTATTGAACTGCCCTTCCGCCTTGATCCGGAGAATCGTCCTCGTCAGGTCTATGACCCGGTTTATGGTAAATGGGGCGTAACAAGATGGTATCTTCGGGGCGTTGAGTCGGGGCGTGCACGGGTCTGTTTTATTCCTGAAACAGGACGAACACACCAGCTTCGTCTCCATGCTGCCCATGAGCACGGCCTTGGCATCCCTATTGTGGGAGATTTTTTGTATGGTCGGGGGGTCAACACCCATAGCTTGTTGCTCCATGCAACAAAGCTTGCATTTACAGACCCGGATAGCGGTGTGTGGCGTTCCTTTTCATCACCAGTTCCATTTTAAGGTTTGTCTACTCAGAATGCGGCTGTGTCAACGATGGGGGCTTGTGTGTTCCTCTGTATTGAAGGTGTTTCCCTATACGGGGGGCATGTCTTAATTTCAAAAAAAGAGTGTTTTTTCTCTGAGTGATATATATTTGCGCTTTGGGTGTCAGGGAATCAGGTGAAAATCCTGAGCAGTCACCGCTACTGTCAGGTGCAAAAACAGGTCAACTTCAGTACAGCCACCCTCCGGGGGAAGGCAGAAGTATGATGCACCAAGCCAGGAGACCTGCCCAATATAATCTTGCTTCCCGTGCGGTGAACTGGGGATAGTTGGAAAGGTATAATGAAACAAATTGTGTATCTGCTGCTCTCTCTCTGCATATTGTGGAGGGGAGAAACGATCTATGCAGCTTCTTCAGAGCTGAAGGCCATACCCTCAGAGCTTGATTCTCTCGAGGTTCGTGCATACCGACACCCCTTTTCTTCTCGTGAGTATCCGGGGGGGAGGTCCGTATCCTTTTCTCAAGGAAGCCGTGAACAGTCTCTTTCCCGTGTTCTTGCGAAGCAACCGGGGGTGGAAAGCAAGCTCTATGGCGGAAAGGGAAGTTTCGAAACCCTTTCTCTTCGGGGTATGCCGGGTAAGCAGGTGGGGATCTACCTTGATGGCCTTCCTCTTAATAACCACGGTACGGGGTATTTCGATTTATCCCAGCTGGGGGGATTCCCCCTTGCCGGTGCAGACATTCAAACAGGAGCTGTCCCCTCCTATTTGCAATCCCATTCTTTGGGGGGCAGCATCAACTTTATTCGCGATACAACACCGTCCCAGAACGGGGAGATCTTGTTTCGCTTGGGGAGCTTTGGAGAAAAGGGAGCCGCAGGACGGTTCTACAGCGGAGATGATTCTTCCTATCTCTCTGCTCGACTTTCCTTTGAAATGGCTCGTAATGATTTTCCCTATCTTGATCGTGGTTCTACTCCCTACGATACGACAAATCATCGTGTGGAGAATCTTGAAAATAGCGCCTATGCAGCGGTTTCTGCAAAGATCCATGGAGGTGG
The Chitinivibrio alkaliphilus ACht1 DNA segment above includes these coding regions:
- the recO gene encoding DNA repair protein RecO: MVEQTGGYVLATIPYGETSLIVKLFTKEFGLISVLIKGGVRKKYIPESGARISLEIRRRNSSGLFLSYSCEEKGIYQFHHSLLKTALRDTAFEMILSYFHEEEPHKEVYLLVERYLSYLEETPDSFSLYGLWLFILRLSQSLGFAYSLWRCALCNSPLEEARLTPVQGGFICRRCNRGAQGLFPHELMGLLRQGRPGPEEVVVSMTAAQKRYVTEELMGFLATHSQYGGRNRAATFLFDVLARA
- a CDS encoding RluA family pseudouridine synthase, whose amino-acid sequence is MGCFLSIVYDAPSWALVEKPSGMLSVPGRGPEKKDSVAYRFRHCYPDSIVQPAVHRLDMATSGLLLLAKTKESHRNLSIQFQNRDVKKEYEALLDGVPSTRSGRIELPFRLDPENRPRQVYDPVYGKWGVTRWYLRGVESGRARVCFIPETGRTHQLRLHAAHEHGLGIPIVGDFLYGRGVNTHSLLLHATKLAFTDPDSGVWRSFSSPVPF